A single Mercenaria mercenaria strain notata chromosome 9, MADL_Memer_1, whole genome shotgun sequence DNA region contains:
- the LOC123548069 gene encoding uncharacterized protein LOC123548069 has product MRSLLFVCIFVCVCYTATGYCRSHVIHKEFCTAPNGVTIPAGGELLLQDKCEKCTCSSGTGHTSLILSCCGYGIHAGPIAPPPGCKIVAGDDGCSVKLVQVTDESQSCRI; this is encoded by the exons ATGAGAAGTTtattatttgtatgtatttttgtttgcGTCTGTTATACAGCAACAGGGTACTGTCGTTCACATGTAATAC atAAAGAATTTTGCACGGCCCCAAATGGCGTAACCATACCTGCTGGAGGAGAACTTCTTCTACAAGATAAGTGTGAGAAATGTACATGTTCAAGCGGAACTGGTCATACATCGCTTATTCTCTCCTGCTGCgg TTATGGCATACATGCTGGTCCGATAGCTCCTCCACCTGGTTGTAAAATAGTGGCCGGCGACGACGGATGTTCGGTGAAATTGGTTCAAGTAACAGATGAATCGCAATCATGTCGTATATAA